In Candidatus Nomurabacteria bacterium, a genomic segment contains:
- a CDS encoding type Z 30S ribosomal protein S14, whose translation MAKESQIAKSRKNSKKAKYSTRIVRRCWRCGRKRGYMRKFDLCRICFRELATRGEIPGVKKSSW comes from the coding sequence ATGGCTAAAGAATCTCAAATCGCAAAGAGTCGTAAGAACAGCAAAAAGGCGAAGTATTCAACCCGAATTGTTCGCCGATGCTGGCGCTGTGGTCGCAAACGCGGATACATGCGTAAGTTTGATCTCTGTCGTATTTGTTTCCGTGAGTTAGCCACCCGAGGTGAGATTCCGGGTGTGAAAAAGTCTTCCTGGTAA
- the rpsH gene encoding 30S ribosomal protein S8: MSMSDPISDFLTRLRNAVLAGQWQLESPYSKLKLAILDILKQEGYVESYSTDEGRGVVTIMLQKAENGHPVLRSIRRVSRPGHRIYVKRQSLPRVVNDYGIAIVSTSQGVMTNREARKRSLGGEVICEVS; this comes from the coding sequence ATGAGCATGTCTGACCCAATTTCCGACTTCCTTACTCGACTGCGCAATGCCGTTTTGGCAGGCCAGTGGCAGCTTGAATCACCATATTCAAAGTTGAAGCTTGCGATACTCGATATCCTCAAGCAGGAAGGTTATGTGGAATCATATAGCACCGATGAAGGTCGTGGCGTGGTGACTATCATGCTGCAAAAGGCTGAGAACGGTCATCCAGTACTTCGTTCAATTCGTCGGGTCAGTCGACCTGGACACCGTATCTATGTGAAGCGTCAAAGTTTGCCACGCGTGGTCAATGATTATGGTATCGCAATTGTCTCTACTTCACAGGGAGTGATGACAAATCGAGAAGCGCGTAAGCGTTCCCTAGGCGGCGAAGTTATTTGTGAGGTTTCCTAA
- the rplF gene encoding 50S ribosomal protein L6: MSRIGKLPIAIPDGVTVTLTPELITVKGPKGELQQALLAKVQVTQENGAVQVSVKDPNEKQQRSLWGLYQRLISNMIIGVTKGFTKQLEINGVGYQAVMKGKNLVLSVGFSHPVEFPIPDDLIATAEKNQITISGSDKQRVGEIAAQIRRIRKPEPYKGKGIKYSDEIIRRKAGKQAKAGA; encoded by the coding sequence ATGTCACGTATTGGTAAATTACCCATTGCAATCCCTGACGGCGTAACCGTAACACTCACTCCTGAGCTGATCACGGTGAAGGGTCCGAAAGGTGAATTACAGCAAGCCCTGCTTGCCAAGGTGCAGGTTACCCAAGAAAACGGTGCAGTGCAGGTTTCAGTGAAAGATCCTAATGAAAAGCAGCAACGTTCACTTTGGGGCTTATATCAGCGTCTAATTTCCAATATGATTATTGGAGTGACCAAGGGCTTTACGAAGCAATTGGAAATCAACGGTGTGGGATATCAAGCTGTCATGAAGGGTAAGAATTTGGTGCTGTCAGTTGGATTTTCTCACCCGGTAGAATTTCCTATTCCAGATGATTTAATTGCCACTGCCGAAAAGAACCAAATTACTATTAGCGGATCTGATAAACAGCGAGTGGGCGAGATAGCCGCGCAGATTCGTCGCATCCGTAAGCCAGAACCATATAAAGGTAAGGGTATTAAATACTCTGATGAAATTATCCGCCGTAAGGCCGGTAAACAAGCCAAGGCTGGCGCATAA
- a CDS encoding 50S ribosomal protein L18 yields MHKQAKLQRRKRRVRARVSGTAERPRLSVSRSVKHVLVQLIDDTTHRTLLTMTDRGAKDITGTKTERARELGKRFAKAAQEKGLTQAVFDRGGRLYHGRVQAIAEGAREAGLKL; encoded by the coding sequence ATGCACAAACAAGCAAAATTACAGCGACGAAAGCGCCGAGTTCGCGCGCGAGTTTCTGGCACTGCTGAACGACCTCGTTTAAGCGTCAGCCGCAGCGTGAAACACGTGCTTGTTCAGTTAATTGATGACACTACGCATCGCACACTTTTAACTATGACTGATCGTGGAGCAAAAGATATCACCGGTACGAAGACCGAACGAGCTCGCGAATTAGGAAAGCGTTTTGCCAAGGCCGCCCAAGAAAAGGGTCTTACCCAAGCAGTTTTTGATCGAGGCGGACGACTTTATCACGGCCGTGTCCAAGCAATCGCTGAAGGCGCCCGAGAAGCCGGACTTAAATTATAA
- the rpsE gene encoding 30S ribosomal protein S5 has product MSNQQRRSRRDVEQKDREFEQRVVEISRVTRVVAGGKRMRFRATVVLGDAKGRVGYGTRKGLDVSGAVSKASAAARKTMMRVPMQETTIPHEVNTHYGAAHVLLKPAPAGRGVIAGGAVRIVMELAGVKDVVAKMFGSRNKLNNIKATFRALEQLRPPKPKKTEEKEKSHD; this is encoded by the coding sequence ATGAGCAATCAGCAACGACGATCTCGACGAGATGTAGAACAAAAAGACCGCGAATTTGAGCAGCGGGTTGTAGAAATTAGTCGTGTTACCCGTGTGGTAGCCGGCGGTAAGCGCATGCGATTTCGTGCTACGGTTGTGTTGGGTGATGCCAAGGGTCGGGTTGGTTACGGTACTCGGAAAGGTCTCGATGTCAGTGGTGCAGTCAGTAAGGCTTCTGCGGCAGCGCGTAAAACCATGATGCGAGTTCCGATGCAAGAGACTACCATTCCTCATGAAGTAAATACGCATTACGGTGCCGCTCATGTGCTTTTGAAGCCAGCTCCAGCCGGTCGTGGTGTTATTGCTGGTGGTGCGGTCCGCATTGTCATGGAATTAGCAGGCGTTAAGGATGTGGTGGCAAAAATGTTTGGCTCACGTAATAAATTGAACAACATTAAGGCTACGTTCCGTGCCTTAGAGCAACTCCGTCCACCAAAGCCAAAGAAGACGGAAGAGAAGGAGAAGTCACATGACTAA
- the rplO gene encoding 50S ribosomal protein L15 has protein sequence MTKGLHTLRQPKGAKSGKRRGRGHGSGLGTYSGRGMKGQRARTGGRQGTLRRTMKQLIARIPKTRGFSSGKKAATEVYLSQLNVFPEGSEVYPGLLKKQGIIQSDRLVKVIGNAGLEKRLDVKAHRFSEGARRAITEKGGKVVLLPLPIGPQPKRHQSS, from the coding sequence ATGACTAAAGGTTTGCACACACTTCGCCAACCAAAAGGTGCTAAGTCTGGCAAGCGACGAGGTCGCGGTCATGGCAGCGGTTTAGGTACCTATTCCGGACGCGGTATGAAGGGTCAGCGAGCTCGTACTGGTGGACGCCAAGGAACCCTGCGACGTACCATGAAGCAGTTGATTGCTCGCATACCAAAGACGCGAGGTTTTTCCAGCGGCAAAAAAGCAGCAACTGAAGTATACCTCAGTCAGCTCAATGTTTTTCCTGAGGGCAGTGAAGTATATCCTGGCTTATTGAAGAAACAGGGGATTATTCAGAGTGATCGACTCGTGAAGGTGATCGGCAACGCTGGATTGGAAAAAAGGCTTGATGTGAAGGCACATCGCTTTTCTGAAGGTGCTCGACGTGCTATAACTGAAAAAGGTGGCAAAGTTGTTCTCCTTCCTTTACCAATCGGTCCGCAACCAAAGCGACATCAAAGCTCATAG
- the secY gene encoding preprotein translocase subunit SecY has protein sequence MWEKISLIWRIPEIRKKILIVLGLLVVFRVAAHIPIPGVNTSELQSFFNSNQFLGLLNIFSGGALENFSIVMLGVGPYITASIIFQLLVMIIPRLEELQKEGERGQQKINQWTRLLTVPLAVLQGYATITFLKQQQGAQLIGTLSSFDLVVALVTVTAGTIFLMWIGELISEQKVGNGISLLIFAGIVAQIPLQIQQLAATFDATQILNVGVFVLIGLITIAGVVYVTEAQRNIPVSYARRIRGNRMFGGVNTHLPLRVNQAGVIPIIFAVSLVLFPSLIAQFFVNSTNATVAGIAQWVTTAFQGGWLYGTLYFILVFAFTYFYTSVVFHPNQVAENLQKQGGFIPGIRPGRHTEEYLGYVSNRIILAGALFLGIVAVLPIALQSAAPSQSLVIGGTSLLIVVSVVIETVRQIESQLIVRDYEGF, from the coding sequence ATGTGGGAAAAAATCTCACTCATCTGGCGAATTCCTGAAATACGAAAAAAGATTCTGATTGTACTCGGACTCTTAGTTGTTTTTCGTGTCGCCGCACACATTCCAATTCCTGGCGTGAACACCTCTGAGTTGCAGAGTTTTTTTAATTCAAACCAATTCCTCGGACTCCTCAATATTTTTTCTGGAGGAGCCTTAGAGAATTTCTCCATTGTCATGTTGGGCGTAGGTCCATACATTACAGCTTCAATTATTTTCCAATTGTTGGTGATGATTATCCCTCGCTTAGAAGAGTTGCAAAAAGAAGGCGAGCGTGGACAGCAAAAAATCAACCAATGGACGCGTCTGCTTACTGTGCCGCTGGCCGTGTTGCAGGGCTATGCCACTATTACTTTTTTGAAACAGCAGCAGGGTGCCCAACTCATTGGCACACTCAGTAGCTTTGATCTCGTTGTTGCGCTTGTTACCGTTACTGCTGGTACTATTTTCTTAATGTGGATTGGTGAATTGATTTCTGAGCAGAAAGTAGGCAACGGTATTTCCTTACTTATTTTTGCCGGTATTGTTGCGCAAATTCCATTACAAATTCAACAACTCGCTGCCACCTTTGATGCAACCCAGATACTCAATGTTGGTGTCTTTGTCCTCATTGGACTTATCACCATCGCTGGGGTGGTCTATGTGACTGAAGCGCAACGAAACATTCCGGTGTCCTACGCTCGCCGCATTCGTGGTAATCGTATGTTTGGTGGCGTCAATACCCATTTGCCTTTGCGCGTGAACCAGGCTGGTGTGATTCCAATCATCTTCGCAGTTTCGCTTGTGCTTTTTCCATCCTTGATTGCGCAGTTTTTTGTGAATTCAACTAATGCTACGGTGGCGGGTATTGCGCAATGGGTGACAACCGCTTTTCAAGGTGGATGGCTCTATGGCACTCTTTATTTCATCCTCGTGTTTGCCTTTACCTACTTCTACACCTCAGTAGTTTTCCATCCCAATCAGGTTGCAGAGAATTTGCAGAAGCAAGGCGGCTTTATTCCCGGCATCCGGCCTGGTCGACATACCGAAGAGTACCTAGGCTATGTTTCTAATCGCATCATTTTAGCCGGTGCGCTTTTCCTAGGTATCGTGGCAGTATTACCAATTGCCCTCCAATCAGCCGCTCCATCTCAATCCCTCGTGATTGGTGGCACTAGCTTGCTGATTGTGGTAAGCGTGGTCATCGAAACCGTGCGACAAATTGAGTCCCAGTTGATTGTCCGGGACTACGAAGGATTTTAA
- a CDS encoding nucleoside monophosphate kinase: MDTTSTSASSEQSSALHIIILGPQGSGKGTQAEVLAQKYNLFHLETGKLMRAAAQEESDLGRQVNEYINVKGELVPFDIVMEIFRREVERVPLTQGIVFDGTPRRMPEVAYWDKELPKLGRRFTHIFSLSLSEEKTMERLMLRKREDDTEETIRKRLDEYYRQTAPVLAHYKEAGELIEINGDQSIEEVFRDLEKHFQV, encoded by the coding sequence ATGGACACTACTTCAACGAGTGCGTCGTCTGAGCAGTCGAGTGCTTTGCATATTATCATTTTAGGGCCGCAAGGTTCTGGCAAGGGCACCCAGGCTGAGGTGTTGGCGCAAAAGTATAACCTTTTTCACTTAGAAACAGGTAAATTAATGCGAGCAGCTGCTCAGGAAGAGAGCGACTTAGGTCGTCAGGTGAATGAATACATCAACGTGAAGGGAGAACTTGTGCCCTTCGATATTGTGATGGAAATTTTCCGGCGAGAAGTTGAACGTGTACCGCTCACTCAAGGAATTGTTTTTGATGGTACACCACGGCGAATGCCAGAAGTGGCATATTGGGATAAAGAGCTGCCCAAGTTGGGCCGGCGATTTACGCACATCTTTTCGCTGAGTTTATCCGAAGAGAAAACCATGGAGCGACTCATGCTGCGGAAACGAGAAGACGATACTGAGGAAACTATTCGCAAGCGCTTGGATGAATACTATCGACAAACTGCTCCAGTATTAGCGCACTATAAAGAGGCAGGGGAGTTGATTGAAATTAACGGCGATCAAAGTATTGAAGAGGTATTTCGCGACCTTGAAAAGCATTTTCAAGTATGA
- the map gene encoding type I methionyl aminopeptidase gives MSQLKQPNEIKKMAASGRQLAEILDEVKKHVRVGISTGELDRIAAKLMQDAGVKPAFLGYRGYPGVLCTSRNEQVVHGIPSNDEILQNGDLLSIDIGIVKEGWYADMAETVAVGNISYAAERLMSTTREALQRGIAALKIGEPLGRVGAAVQSFSESRGYGVVRDLCGHGIGRAMHEDPMVPNYGSAESGPIVQPGLVIAIEPMITAGKWQVKTLADGWTVVTADGGLSAHFEKTVAVTEHGVEILTGLSHGKNSRA, from the coding sequence ATGAGTCAATTGAAGCAGCCAAATGAAATAAAGAAAATGGCTGCGTCTGGTCGTCAGCTGGCTGAGATATTAGACGAAGTCAAAAAGCATGTGCGGGTTGGGATAAGCACAGGCGAGCTTGATCGGATTGCCGCAAAACTGATGCAAGATGCCGGCGTGAAGCCAGCCTTCTTGGGATATCGCGGTTACCCCGGCGTATTGTGTACCTCACGCAATGAACAGGTGGTGCATGGAATTCCTTCAAACGATGAAATATTACAGAACGGTGACTTACTGAGTATCGATATCGGCATAGTGAAAGAAGGTTGGTATGCTGACATGGCTGAAACGGTCGCAGTTGGGAACATAAGCTATGCGGCAGAGCGTTTAATGAGTACCACTCGCGAAGCGCTGCAACGTGGTATTGCCGCTTTAAAAATCGGTGAGCCATTAGGCAGGGTTGGTGCTGCGGTACAGAGCTTTAGCGAATCGCGTGGTTACGGAGTTGTGCGAGATCTTTGCGGACACGGCATTGGCCGAGCTATGCACGAGGATCCCATGGTGCCGAACTACGGTAGTGCGGAGAGTGGTCCTATTGTGCAGCCGGGTCTAGTTATTGCGATTGAGCCAATGATCACGGCAGGAAAATGGCAGGTAAAAACTTTAGCCGATGGATGGACAGTGGTCACTGCCGATGGAGGCTTAAGCGCCCATTTTGAAAAAACAGTAGCGGTGACCGAACACGGTGTGGAGATATTAACCGGACTCAGCCATGGCAAGAATTCTCGCGCTTGA
- the ruvX gene encoding Holliday junction resolvase RuvX → MARILALDLGKQKTGLALSDPDQRWAFGRGIVKGSIEDVVKAITDIRTTDEIERVVIGLPLSLQGTGIGEQEQWVREQAEKIRQGVQLPVEFMEERFSSEMGRRLQQEAGKKGDDDEAAAKIILQSYLDQRFRT, encoded by the coding sequence ATGGCAAGAATTCTCGCGCTTGATCTAGGTAAACAAAAGACCGGTCTTGCTTTATCAGACCCTGATCAGCGCTGGGCCTTTGGACGTGGTATCGTCAAGGGCAGTATTGAAGATGTAGTAAAGGCGATTACTGACATTCGGACTACTGATGAGATTGAGCGCGTGGTAATTGGCTTACCGCTTTCTCTGCAAGGTACGGGTATAGGGGAGCAAGAGCAGTGGGTCCGCGAACAGGCTGAAAAGATTCGCCAAGGTGTGCAATTGCCCGTAGAGTTTATGGAAGAACGTTTTAGCAGCGAGATGGGGAGGCGTTTGCAGCAAGAGGCGGGCAAAAAAGGGGACGATGATGAGGCGGCAGCGAAAATTATTTTGCAGTCTTATTTAGATCAGCGTTTTCGCACATGA
- a CDS encoding undecaprenyl/decaprenyl-phosphate alpha-N-acetylglucosaminyl 1-phosphate transferase, translated as MSFWLVNGIFFLSSFVLAALSTPLFRRIAYRFHLLDTPASAPERKLQTQPIPLLGGWAIFFSFTMVILLGAWLGWFQDGVISAKALYGVLLGGGLIMVGGTIDDKWGVGPAKQLIWSFLACAIVVVSGIGISFITNPFGGELRLDTLSWSVFTMNDISYQFVVWADLLTLAWLMGMMYTTKLLDGLDGLVSGVGAIASLILFGVTQLQDVQQATTGYIALALAGACLGFLIYNFSPAKIYLGQGGSLLIGFFLGVLSIVSGGKIATALLVMGIPILDVAWVILRRVIIEKRSPLSADRKHLHFRLLDVGFSHRGAVLFLYLLTALFGSATLFFRGVAKLYALGALLLVMCALGIWLVRRYQGFNKS; from the coding sequence ATGAGTTTTTGGCTTGTCAACGGTATTTTTTTCCTAAGCAGTTTTGTGCTGGCTGCCTTGAGCACGCCGCTTTTTCGCCGGATCGCATATCGATTTCATTTACTTGACACCCCGGCCAGCGCACCAGAACGAAAACTGCAGACTCAGCCAATTCCTTTACTTGGAGGTTGGGCGATTTTCTTTTCCTTTACCATGGTTATTCTTTTGGGTGCGTGGCTCGGCTGGTTTCAGGATGGAGTCATAAGCGCAAAAGCCTTGTATGGTGTGCTCCTCGGTGGTGGACTCATTATGGTTGGCGGTACAATAGATGATAAGTGGGGAGTAGGCCCGGCTAAGCAACTTATTTGGTCCTTCCTCGCTTGTGCTATTGTTGTGGTTTCAGGAATTGGCATCAGCTTCATTACCAATCCATTTGGGGGTGAGTTACGCTTAGACACGCTTTCCTGGTCCGTGTTCACCATGAATGATATTTCTTATCAATTTGTGGTGTGGGCTGATCTGCTCACTTTAGCTTGGCTCATGGGCATGATGTATACGACCAAGCTGCTTGATGGTTTAGATGGACTAGTGTCCGGAGTTGGTGCAATTGCCAGCCTTATTCTTTTTGGCGTCACCCAACTGCAAGATGTGCAGCAAGCGACCACGGGATATATTGCGCTCGCGCTGGCCGGGGCTTGTCTGGGTTTCCTTATATATAATTTTTCGCCAGCGAAGATATATTTGGGACAAGGTGGAAGTTTGCTTATCGGATTTTTCTTAGGTGTGCTTTCCATCGTGAGTGGAGGAAAAATTGCTACCGCACTTCTGGTGATGGGGATTCCGATACTGGATGTGGCGTGGGTGATTCTTCGTCGAGTGATTATCGAAAAGCGTTCGCCGCTCTCGGCAGATCGTAAGCATTTGCATTTTCGTTTACTCGATGTTGGCTTTAGTCATCGCGGCGCCGTTCTTTTTCTCTATCTGCTCACAGCATTATTCGGTAGTGCGACATTATTCTTCCGAGGAGTGGCCAAGCTATACGCGCTCGGAGCGCTTCTCTTGGTTATGTGTGCCTTGGGTATCTGGCTCGTACGTCGATATCAAGGTTTCAATAAATCGTAG
- a CDS encoding DUF192 domain-containing protein: MQRRFFIGLIVVLLGLAAGIVWWLWFAPVSTSGTPTSGDGQAKLTIHEHEFLVDLAIRSETQATGLAYRDDLASDRGMLFLFTEPQRLSFWMKGMRFPLDIIWIRDQRVIAISPEVPLAPRRGILPTYAPKSPADAVLEVRAGLAKNLGISVGDTVSWEILTSE; encoded by the coding sequence ATGCAGCGACGTTTTTTCATTGGCCTCATTGTCGTGCTGCTAGGGCTGGCGGCCGGCATAGTTTGGTGGCTTTGGTTCGCGCCAGTGAGCACAAGCGGTACGCCGACGAGTGGCGATGGTCAGGCAAAGCTGACTATTCATGAACATGAGTTCCTTGTTGATCTAGCTATTCGATCAGAAACGCAAGCTACTGGCTTAGCCTATCGTGATGATTTGGCGAGTGACAGGGGAATGTTGTTCCTTTTTACCGAGCCGCAGAGATTGAGTTTTTGGATGAAAGGTATGCGTTTTCCTCTTGATATTATTTGGATACGAGATCAGCGGGTCATCGCTATTAGCCCTGAGGTCCCGCTAGCGCCTCGACGGGGCATTTTGCCAACCTATGCACCAAAAAGCCCAGCCGATGCCGTGCTTGAGGTCAGAGCGGGATTAGCAAAAAACCTAGGAATTTCGGTCGGTGACACAGTTTCTTGGGAGATATTGACGTCAGAGTGA
- the rplU gene encoding 50S ribosomal protein L21, whose translation MPKEENKQLAVIAQGGRQYVVRPNAKITVNSFTHEGDTVTLDNVLLVHDGKTTKVGKPQVEGATVTAKVLKVGKGKKVVIQKYKPKVRYRRKTGHRQGIVELQIQDIHS comes from the coding sequence ATGCCTAAAGAAGAAAACAAGCAACTCGCGGTTATTGCCCAGGGCGGACGTCAATATGTAGTTCGGCCAAACGCAAAAATTACGGTCAATTCTTTCACCCATGAAGGCGACACTGTCACGCTCGATAATGTGCTTTTAGTGCATGATGGAAAAACCACCAAGGTTGGTAAGCCTCAAGTGGAGGGTGCCACGGTTACCGCAAAAGTGCTGAAAGTAGGCAAAGGTAAAAAAGTAGTTATTCAAAAGTACAAGCCAAAGGTACGATACCGTCGCAAGACCGGTCATCGCCAAGGTATTGTTGAATTGCAGATACAGGATATTCATTCCTAA
- the recR gene encoding recombination protein RecR, producing MTQFPAPIHDLIEDFARLPGVGRKTAERYVLYLLTRPPEQIEHLVDSLRVLKEQVRSCEICGTYTESSPCRICRDTQRDLHTLCVVATSADMLAIESTGEYQGRYHVLGGVLNPIDGIGPEQLRVTQLLDRVQKESIEELIIATNPDMEGEATGLYLHQQLKPLHVKVTRLARGLPMGSDLEYTDEVTLSNAIKGRSAMQADQTQNS from the coding sequence ATGACGCAATTCCCCGCCCCGATTCATGATTTGATCGAGGATTTTGCTCGTCTGCCCGGTGTTGGTCGTAAAACCGCCGAGCGCTATGTGCTCTATCTCCTCACTCGGCCCCCGGAACAGATTGAACATCTGGTGGATAGTTTGCGCGTGCTTAAAGAGCAGGTGCGCAGCTGCGAGATCTGTGGAACCTATACTGAATCCTCTCCCTGTCGCATTTGCCGTGACACGCAACGCGATTTGCATACCCTCTGTGTAGTAGCAACCAGCGCTGACATGCTGGCTATTGAGAGTACTGGTGAGTATCAGGGACGCTATCATGTTTTAGGCGGCGTACTCAATCCAATTGACGGCATCGGTCCTGAGCAACTGCGCGTGACTCAACTCCTTGATCGAGTGCAGAAAGAATCTATCGAGGAACTTATTATCGCTACAAACCCCGATATGGAGGGTGAGGCAACCGGCTTATATCTTCATCAGCAGTTAAAACCCCTGCATGTAAAAGTCACCCGCCTGGCCCGTGGCTTACCAATGGGAAGCGATTTGGAATACACTGACGAGGTAACGCTCTCCAATGCGATAAAAGGGAGAAGTGCCATGCAGGCTGACCAAACTCAAAATTCCTAA
- a CDS encoding YbaB/EbfC family nucleoid-associated protein: protein MFNKLKQIKDLRDQAKVLQNMLAQETIHHDVKGGKISLVMDGNQEVLSLSIDPEFLNPEKKDELEKALKELFSEATKKVQKAVAMKMRSSGMQIPGLG from the coding sequence ATGTTCAACAAACTCAAGCAAATCAAAGACCTCCGAGACCAAGCAAAAGTGCTGCAAAATATGCTGGCACAAGAAACTATCCACCACGACGTAAAGGGTGGAAAAATCTCCCTGGTCATGGATGGAAATCAAGAAGTGCTCTCCCTATCCATTGATCCGGAATTTCTCAATCCTGAGAAAAAGGATGAACTGGAAAAGGCTCTCAAGGAACTTTTTTCTGAGGCTACAAAAAAAGTACAAAAAGCTGTAGCAATGAAAATGCGTTCCTCAGGCATGCAGATCCCTGGCTTAGGCTAG
- the dnaB gene encoding replicative DNA helicase: MPQEIIPPQNIEAEQATLGSLLIDKDAIIKIADQLRPEDFYKDTHRMIFEAMLELYAKQEPIDILSLTNRLNERKQLEMIGGRSYLAELSNAVATASNIVHHSNIVQRKATLRRLIGASQEINALGYKETDEVDILLDQAEQRLFEVSQKYMRQQFISLQSALSDAFERIDELHKQSGTLRGLPTGYTDLDNILAGLQRSDLIILAARPSVGKTSLAMDLARNVAIKSKQPVGIFSLEMSKEQLVDRMICAEAGVSLWKMRTGKLSSDEQDDDFPRIGHAIGTLSEAQIFIDDSAVTSVMEMRTKARRLKTEHGLGLLVVDYLQLMEGRVDSESRVQQVAEITRGLKGIAKELDVPVLALSQLSRAVESRTPPIPKLADLRESGSIEQDADVVMFIYREALYKPETDRRNVAEIHIAKHRNGPTGIVQMFFDENTVSFKNLETRVQEPF; the protein is encoded by the coding sequence ATGCCACAGGAAATCATCCCACCCCAGAATATCGAAGCAGAGCAGGCCACTCTTGGCAGTCTACTTATAGATAAAGACGCCATTATTAAGATTGCGGACCAGCTGCGGCCAGAGGACTTTTATAAGGACACGCATCGAATGATTTTTGAGGCTATGTTGGAGCTCTATGCCAAGCAGGAGCCTATCGACATCCTCTCGCTCACCAATCGCCTGAATGAGCGAAAACAGCTCGAGATGATTGGCGGACGTAGTTATTTGGCGGAACTTTCTAACGCCGTAGCAACTGCCTCAAATATCGTGCATCATTCCAATATTGTGCAACGCAAGGCTACGCTGCGTCGCTTGATTGGTGCTTCTCAGGAAATTAATGCGCTGGGCTATAAAGAAACCGACGAGGTTGATATTCTGCTGGACCAAGCTGAACAGCGACTCTTCGAGGTCTCGCAAAAATACATGCGCCAGCAGTTTATCAGTCTGCAAAGCGCCCTATCAGATGCTTTTGAACGCATCGACGAGCTGCATAAGCAAAGTGGTACTCTGCGCGGTTTACCAACTGGCTACACTGATCTTGATAATATCCTGGCGGGCTTACAACGTTCTGACCTCATTATTTTAGCTGCCCGTCCATCAGTTGGTAAAACTTCGCTGGCAATGGACCTGGCCCGTAATGTGGCGATTAAGAGCAAGCAACCGGTTGGCATTTTCAGCTTAGAAATGTCCAAGGAGCAATTGGTCGATCGTATGATCTGTGCTGAAGCTGGTGTTAGCCTTTGGAAAATGCGTACTGGTAAACTCTCATCTGATGAACAGGATGATGACTTCCCTCGCATTGGCCACGCGATTGGTACGCTATCCGAAGCACAAATTTTCATCGATGACTCAGCAGTGACCTCGGTCATGGAAATGCGCACCAAGGCCCGTCGCCTCAAAACTGAACACGGCCTCGGCTTACTTGTTGTCGACTACCTCCAGTTAATGGAAGGACGTGTTGATTCAGAGAGCCGTGTGCAGCAGGTTGCGGAAATCACGCGTGGACTCAAGGGTATTGCAAAAGAGCTCGATGTGCCGGTCTTAGCACTTTCTCAGCTTTCTCGTGCAGTGGAATCCCGCACTCCTCCGATACCAAAGCTGGCCGACCTGCGCGAATCCGGTTCTATTGAGCAAGATGCCGACGTGGTGATGTTTATCTATCGTGAAGCACTCTATAAGCCCGAGACCGACCGACGCAATGTGGCTGAAATTCACATTGCCAAGCACCGTAATGGCCCTACCGGCATCGTGCAAATGTTCTTCGATGAGAACACGGTGAGTTTCAAAAACCTCGAAACCCGAGTTCAGGAACCATTTTAA
- a CDS encoding 3'-5' exonuclease, whose protein sequence is MGQNNLELVVLDVETSGMRPEDGHCVIELGAQRLRGTEILASFDYLIKPSRPLDPESQAVHGITEAELLEKGREPAEVFAEFREFSKDAVLVGHNVGFDLAFINAEYRRLGQEALTNEILDTIALARRYLILPSYSLKNVAAYLKVPQPSAHRALADVQTTTEVLLKLIERAKQR, encoded by the coding sequence ATGGGGCAAAATAATCTTGAACTCGTCGTCCTGGATGTAGAAACATCAGGCATGCGGCCAGAAGATGGTCATTGCGTGATTGAATTGGGCGCCCAACGCTTACGGGGCACCGAAATATTGGCGTCTTTTGATTATCTTATCAAGCCCTCACGTCCATTAGACCCTGAGTCGCAGGCCGTGCACGGTATTACCGAAGCGGAATTGCTAGAAAAGGGGAGAGAGCCGGCCGAGGTCTTTGCAGAGTTTCGGGAATTTAGCAAGGATGCAGTTTTAGTGGGACACAATGTAGGTTTTGATCTTGCCTTCATAAATGCTGAATATCGCCGTTTAGGGCAGGAAGCCTTAACAAACGAAATTCTCGATACTATTGCCTTAGCACGACGTTATCTTATTTTACCAAGCTACAGCTTAAAAAACGTCGCAGCATATTTGAAAGTGCCTCAACCAAGCGCCCACCGAGCCTTAGCCGACGTGCAAACAACAACCGAAGTGCTACTCAAATTGATTGAGCGGGCGAAGCAGCGTTGA